GGTAACCCACCACGACTTTGTCGATTTTTCGAGGATCCAATTCAGCCACGATGCGGCCAGCACGCATCACGTAGATCCTATCCGAAAGATTCATGAGTTCATCAAGGTCTGCACTTATGAGCAGCACAGCTTTGCCACGACTTTTCAGAGAAATTATCTGACTTCTCATGTACTGAGTCGATGCAACATCCAACCCTCTGGTGGGTTGATCGAGCACGATCAGATCCCTGTTCAGAGCTATCTCTCTTGCAGTGACTACCTTTTGCTGATTGCCACCAGAAAGGGTTTGCACCTTTTCAAACGGTCCTCTGCAGACGATTTCAAAGTCTCCAATCAACCGCATGGCAAATTCGTTCGCTGTTACATCGTCGAGCATAAACCCTTTTCTCAAAGGAGGATTCATGTGATGGGTCATGATCAAATTTTCCTTTATCGTTGCTTTGAGTGCGAGCCCGACCTGTTTTCTATCCTGTGGTACGTAGGCCATCAAAGATCTTCTTTTCCTGATAGAAAAGTTCGTCACATCTTTTCCAAAGACCTCTATCATTCCAGAGCTTAGTTTCCTCAAACCTATTAAAACTTCGACCAATTCTTTCTGCCCATTTCCTTCTATTCCTGCTATACCGACGATTTCACCCTCACGCACAACGAGACTGACTGTATCGAGCAACCTCTTACCACTCAATCGATCCACGAGGGTGACGTCTCTAAGGGTCAATACAGGTTGGCCTATGGTTGTAGAAGATTTTACAGAAACAAGATGAACAGACCGACCGACCATCATTTCCGCTAGTTCATTGATGTTCAAATGCCCATCGTTGCTCAGCGTGGCGATCTTCTCGCCCTTCCTCAGAACGGTGATTCTGTCAGAGATCTTCAATACTTCCTCCAACTTGTGACTCACGAAGATGATCGTTTTACCTTGATTTTTGAGCTTGATCATCTCATCGAACAGTTCTTCGCTCTCTTGAGGTGTGAGCGCGGCAGTTGGTTCATCTAGGATGAGGATGTTCACTCTCCTGTAAAGTTGTTTTAGTATCTCCACCTTCTGTCTACCGGCGATGGACAATTCCTGAGTGATCGCATCGATTTCAAGCTTCAGACCAAATTCCTCCGCGAGTTTTCTCACTGTTTGTAACGACCTTTCTCTTTGAAGAAAACCGAATCGAGTTGGTTCAGAACCCAGGACGATATTTTCGTAGACTTTCAATGAACCCACGAGTGCTAGTTCTTGATGCACCATTCCTATACCAAGCTTTGTAGCAACCACAGGACTAGTTATGTGCACTTTTTCACCGTTCACACGTATTTCTCCAGAGGAGGGCTTGACCATTCCAAAAAGGATTTTCATCAACGTTGACTTCCCCGCACCATTCTCTCCAACCAGTGCATGTATCTCACCTTTCTCCACAGAGAAATCAACATGTTTAAGTGCAACCACGTTCGGTGGGTAGACTTTACATATATCCACCATTTCTATGAGGGGCAAGGTTGTATCACCTCACGGTTTGTATGGCTTCACTTTTATCTCACCGTTGGCCACTTTGTTCTGTATTTCGATGATCTTCCTAACAACCTCCGCCGGGAGAATCGCCCTCGTGTATTCATCTATAGCCAAGCCGACCATGCCTTCTTTCACACCGAAACTGTACACTTTACCACGCTCGAACGTACCATCGAGGATCATTTTGAAAATGGTGTATATCGATTTACCAACTTCTTTCAAATCACTCGTTATCACGTGGCCAGGTACCAATGGATTTTGGTTACTGTCGACACCTATGGCATACTTACCGACTTCCTTGGCTGCCTGTAACACTCCAAAACCCGTGAGTGCGGCTATCTGGAAAACCACATCGGCTCCCTCCGCGTAGAGTTGGAGCGCTGCTTGTTTACCCTTCGCAGGATCATCCCAAGTTCCAACGTAGATCACCTTCACTTGAACCTCTGGATCAACGTACTTGGCTCCTTGTTCATATCCATAAACGAACGATCTTATCACGATGTCATCGTCTCCTCCTACGGCACCTATGATTTTTTGAGGGTTGATACCAGGCAAATTCACCATTGTCGTGACCATGGCTGCAACGACCCCAGCCAGAAACGCGCCTTCTTCTTCACGATAGTCTATGCTCGATATGATACCTTTCTCGTCCTGCACTACCGTGTCTATGTTCACCCAAATCTTGTTTGGAAATCTCATAGCAACTTGTTTGAGTTCCTCCTCAAAGCCGTAAGATATGACGAATATGACGTCTGCCCACTGTGCCGCCGTGATCAAACTCGGATAATACAGCGAAGGGTCAAAGTTACATTCGATGACTCTGGTTTGAACTTTGAAGTCTTCCTCGAGTTTTTTGATACCGGCATATCCAGAATCGTAGAACGATTGATCACCTAAAGAACCGTTTATTACGTATGCCACACGCTTTGGGACAGCAAAGAGTATCAGAGTCAAAACGGTGCAGATGACTATCGACAGAAACTTCCTCATGATCAACACCTCCTGAATTTAATTCTATCATCCTGAAAATCTGACCAACAGCAAAAAAGCAATCATTAATACAACAAAGGAATCTGACCAGGAGAGCTTAAGGGGTTTGTAAAGTGTTGGTCGGGAAAAAACGCCGTATTTTCTCATCTCGAGAGAAATCGAAATAGATTCCGCACGCTTGAGCGTGAAAAAGAACAGAGGTACCAAGATTGATTCGAGAGATCTCAAAGCTTGAACGAGGTTCTTGCTGTTCCATCTTTGACCACGCACTGTTTGAGCAATTTTAATCCTCTCGAGTTGGTTGAAGAGGATCGGTATTTGAATGAGAGAAAGTGTTAACAAAAGTGATATTTGGCGCGCCAACTTTTTCATGCCAAAAAATCTCAGGATCACTTCGAATCCTCTGGCGAACATCACGTTGGAAGTCGTTCTGAAGATCACAGACGTTGCCAAAACACTCATAGCCACTATGTAAACAGAACTCAGAGCACGAGAGAAAAGAATCGAAAGATCCATTCTCGCCCCGAAAGGTATCAGTTCAAGCAGAAAAATTGTTACCAGAAACCACTTAACTTTGACAAGATCTGAAACGAACAGTTTGGCACCGATTTTGGAAAGAAGTATCAGAGTGAACAGTGTCATAAAAGTTGTGATATAATTCAATGGCGATTGAAAAGTGAATAGAGAAAACAATAGTGTGATCAAGTAAATGATCTTTAGAGCGGGATTCATTCTGTGAACAGGAGAATTTTTATGAACGTATTTTCCGAAGCTGTTCAAGCAATCACCACACTCGATTTAATTAAAATTTTCTTTCACCCGGACGATTATACAAGAGAGGGAGGAGGCTTATGCAAGAGATCAATGGTGTGGGGAAACCTTATCAAATCCAGCAACCTACTCCCCTCAACAGAACTGAGAAAAAACCACGTAGCGAGTCTGAATCTTTGCAGATTGGGGAAAAGCTGAACATACCAGAGCTTTTGAGAGAAGCCAAACAATCTCCCGAAGTACGCGAAAAACTCGTAGAGCAACTCAGAGCAGCGATAGAACAAGGTGTTTACACCATCGATCCAGAGAGGATCGCAAGGCACATAATGAGGGAACTGTAAGCTCGATGGATGAACTCTTTTCGATCCTCGATGAAGAGGAAAGTTTTTTGTTGCAGATAGATCAACAGTTACAGCGCTGTGAATTGTCCCTCAGCAGTAAGAACACATCCCATCTTGAGGAAACTCTCTTCCAATTGGAAAACCTTCTGACTGAATTCTCTCAGTTGGATGAGAAACGTAGGGATGTTTTTGAAGAAGTCAAAAGAAAATTTGGATTGAGTGATACCATCAATTTTTTCGATTTTTGCAAGCAACATCCTCTTTTGATGGAGAGATTGTTCAAAATCGTCGATCTTCTCAAAAACCTCTCTCACAAAGTGGAAAGGTTGCGAAGTCTGAGTGAATTTCACCAAGCGTATTTTGATTTCATAGTGAAGCTTTTGAACCCTCCAAGTTTTTCTATCTACAACGCGAAGGCCCGCCTAGAAACAAATCCACGAAGAGGTTTCAAAGCTGAAGGCTGAATTGACAGATTTTCCTGCCGATAAATAACTTAGGAGATGCGTCAACAATGAAAGAAGAATCTAGGTAGGTGATGTCATGGCTAACCTCAGCCTCTTTGGTACTTTGAACACCGCACTGCTCGGTGTCTATACACATAAGCTTGCTATGAATGTCGTTGGTCACAACATAGCCAACGCCAACACGGAAGGTTATTCACGCCAACGTCCCGTGATCGAACCTACACCTCCAATACCCCTGACAACTTTAACACAACCATCTATACCCCTCATGTTGGGAACTGGTTCTCAGGTGAAAGACATTCAACGCGTGAGGGATCTGTTTTTGGACATTCAGTTCCGTCAAGTTTCGAACAGGTACAATTATTGGAACACGATTTTTTCAAACCTTCATTTCTTTGAACAGTTATTGGCTGAGCCAGGTAGAAATGGGTTGAGGAATCTGTACGATGCGTTTGCCCTCTCCTTTGAAGAAGTGATGAGTGATCCGTCGAACTCTGCAGCAAAAAGACAAATCGTTTCACGTGCTGAAGAACTGGTGAACGCGGTTAAGGATTTATACTCGAGGCTTGAACAGCTTCGCGAAGATATAAATAAAGAAATAAAACTTTTATCTGACAAGATAAACCAGCTCGTTTCGAGACTCAAGGAGATAAACGAGCAGGTACGGATCGCTATAGCTTTGAAGACCACTCCGAACGATCTGCTTGATGAGAGAGACAGGATCTTGGATGAACTGGCGAGTTATGGGAACATAACTTACAGAGAAACGGAAGACGGTCAAACAATTCTAACGTTTGGCGATCAGGTGGTGTTGTCTGGATCTGTGCAAAATTACGTGAAAGCTTTAGAAAGACCTTACGGTAAAGGTTTCTACGAGTTGTTCGTTGGTATAACGAAGTTGAGCATTTTGGATGGGAAATTGAAGGCCCTCATAGATTTGCGGGATGCGATTTTGGTCAGGTACATGATCTATTTAGACGAGTTCGCGCTCAATCTGACGGATAAACTGAATCTCATACACAGAGCAGGTTTCGATGCCTCTGGGAAAACGACGAATCTGAACTTTTTCAATCTGAACCCTGCCGTTGAAACACCGGAACCCGCTGTTTTCAGGATCGTTGGAAGTAGAAGAATGATGTCAGGTCCCATCAAAACGGCTACAGGTTTGCATGGCTACACGGAATCAGACATCAGAAGCACAACGTTAACACAAGCAGGGAGACTGATTTTTTTCGATGGCATCAGCTCAGAACAACGAGATATACTAGCAGGAACAACCGTGAATGACCTAGTCGGCCCGACAGGCGAAGTTGACTTAACAAGCTGGTTAAAACTCCGAACAGTTCAACATGAACCTGCCCCATCCCGATCAGCATTCAGATTGATC
This window of the Pseudothermotoga sp. genome carries:
- a CDS encoding ABC transporter ATP-binding protein translates to MPLIEMVDICKVYPPNVVALKHVDFSVEKGEIHALVGENGAGKSTLMKILFGMVKPSSGEIRVNGEKVHITSPVVATKLGIGMVHQELALVGSLKVYENIVLGSEPTRFGFLQRERSLQTVRKLAEEFGLKLEIDAITQELSIAGRQKVEILKQLYRRVNILILDEPTAALTPQESEELFDEMIKLKNQGKTIIFVSHKLEEVLKISDRITVLRKGEKIATLSNDGHLNINELAEMMVGRSVHLVSVKSSTTIGQPVLTLRDVTLVDRLSGKRLLDTVSLVVREGEIVGIAGIEGNGQKELVEVLIGLRKLSSGMIEVFGKDVTNFSIRKRRSLMAYVPQDRKQVGLALKATIKENLIMTHHMNPPLRKGFMLDDVTANEFAMRLIGDFEIVCRGPFEKVQTLSGGNQQKVVTAREIALNRDLIVLDQPTRGLDVASTQYMRSQIISLKSRGKAVLLISADLDELMNLSDRIYVMRAGRIVAELDPRKIDKVVVGYHMLGVKV
- a CDS encoding BMP family ABC transporter substrate-binding protein, with protein sequence MRKFLSIVICTVLTLILFAVPKRVAYVINGSLGDQSFYDSGYAGIKKLEEDFKVQTRVIECNFDPSLYYPSLITAAQWADVIFVISYGFEEELKQVAMRFPNKIWVNIDTVVQDEKGIISSIDYREEEGAFLAGVVAAMVTTMVNLPGINPQKIIGAVGGDDDIVIRSFVYGYEQGAKYVDPEVQVKVIYVGTWDDPAKGKQAALQLYAEGADVVFQIAALTGFGVLQAAKEVGKYAIGVDSNQNPLVPGHVITSDLKEVGKSIYTIFKMILDGTFERGKVYSFGVKEGMVGLAIDEYTRAILPAEVVRKIIEIQNKVANGEIKVKPYKP
- a CDS encoding energy-coupling factor transporter transmembrane protein EcfT, coding for MNSFGKYVHKNSPVHRMNPALKIIYLITLLFSLFTFQSPLNYITTFMTLFTLILLSKIGAKLFVSDLVKVKWFLVTIFLLELIPFGARMDLSILFSRALSSVYIVAMSVLATSVIFRTTSNVMFARGFEVILRFFGMKKLARQISLLLTLSLIQIPILFNQLERIKIAQTVRGQRWNSKNLVQALRSLESILVPLFFFTLKRAESISISLEMRKYGVFSRPTLYKPLKLSWSDSFVVLMIAFLLLVRFSG
- the flgM gene encoding flagellar biosynthesis anti-sigma factor FlgM, which codes for MQEINGVGKPYQIQQPTPLNRTEKKPRSESESLQIGEKLNIPELLREAKQSPEVREKLVEQLRAAIEQGVYTIDPERIARHIMREL
- a CDS encoding flagellar protein FlgN, producing MDELFSILDEEESFLLQIDQQLQRCELSLSSKNTSHLEETLFQLENLLTEFSQLDEKRRDVFEEVKRKFGLSDTINFFDFCKQHPLLMERLFKIVDLLKNLSHKVERLRSLSEFHQAYFDFIVKLLNPPSFSIYNAKARLETNPRRGFKAEG
- the flgK gene encoding flagellar hook-associated protein FlgK, with the translated sequence MANLSLFGTLNTALLGVYTHKLAMNVVGHNIANANTEGYSRQRPVIEPTPPIPLTTLTQPSIPLMLGTGSQVKDIQRVRDLFLDIQFRQVSNRYNYWNTIFSNLHFFEQLLAEPGRNGLRNLYDAFALSFEEVMSDPSNSAAKRQIVSRAEELVNAVKDLYSRLEQLREDINKEIKLLSDKINQLVSRLKEINEQVRIAIALKTTPNDLLDERDRILDELASYGNITYRETEDGQTILTFGDQVVLSGSVQNYVKALERPYGKGFYELFVGITKLSILDGKLKALIDLRDAILVRYMIYLDEFALNLTDKLNLIHRAGFDASGKTTNLNFFNLNPAVETPEPAVFRIVGSRRMMSGPIKTATGLHGYTESDIRSTTLTQAGRLIFFDGISSEQRDILAGTTVNDLVGPTGEVDLTSWLKLRTVQHEPAPSRSAFRLILDTSESGVNLNDVLIIDEASNVLKTLGFETQQKTFITFNDLSNLSPGTYTLVFEETFPSGAKHSETLNLSIDESTTIESIKDQVNGQLTNIKAIVVNGSIVLLPSKDLDFDWSRVQIKDELGFLTQVRAKNKTFDVLKPTATLENIFRGSTNFDGSTGYRLYIGNTPIHIDPAIDTLESLVKKINEANTGVLADLTPHRALVLRAGRSFEFDLRNFNIVGPKGLFEALGLIDTNADPNDFNADWDEEFTLISKSDDFNSLRSRLNVSELFIINRRERTEPFYFVMSWDVSSVLKTNSEALAIDAGKALFNNAWNASSILPVGLSNVDIIRYMRDAKYERLLADGKESFFEYFGGIIAELGVESETAQKMRENNEALRLEIDQERERVKGVSLDEEMANMIKYQHAFAAAARVITAVDEMIGRVIDKLGVVGR